One window of the Chloroflexia bacterium SDU3-3 genome contains the following:
- a CDS encoding sugar phosphate isomerase/epimerase has protein sequence MKESIVASANPISVQMYTLREAVAADYVGTLRALAELGYRAVELVTLGDMTAAQLRRELDTLGLSVSGMHIGLDKFESNADLWLENLAVLGGKYPVVPYLAPERRTSGDDYRRLGQQLNEYGRKAKEHGMQLCYHNHDFEFQRYGDATGLALLFEEADPALVKSELDVYWVAKAGVDPQALLRGMAGSVPLVHIKDMADTPEQEFAEVGSGTLDFPALFAVGDEIGVEYYVVEQDVCKRPPLESVGISLNYLRSIGRA, from the coding sequence TATCTCTGTTCAGATGTACACCCTGCGCGAGGCCGTGGCCGCCGACTATGTTGGGACGCTCCGCGCGCTTGCGGAGCTGGGCTACCGCGCGGTGGAGCTTGTGACGCTTGGCGATATGACCGCCGCCCAGCTGCGGCGCGAGCTTGATACGCTGGGGCTGTCCGTGTCGGGGATGCACATCGGCCTGGATAAGTTCGAGAGCAACGCCGACCTGTGGCTGGAGAACCTGGCCGTGCTGGGCGGCAAGTACCCGGTGGTGCCCTACCTCGCGCCGGAGCGCCGCACCAGCGGCGACGACTACCGCCGCCTGGGCCAGCAGCTGAACGAGTATGGCCGCAAGGCCAAGGAGCACGGCATGCAGCTGTGCTACCACAACCACGACTTCGAGTTCCAGCGCTACGGCGACGCCACCGGCCTGGCGCTGCTGTTCGAGGAGGCCGACCCCGCGCTGGTGAAGTCGGAGCTGGATGTGTACTGGGTCGCCAAGGCGGGCGTAGACCCGCAGGCGCTGCTGCGCGGCATGGCCGGCAGCGTGCCGCTGGTGCACATCAAGGACATGGCCGACACCCCCGAGCAGGAGTTCGCCGAGGTCGGGTCGGGAACGCTGGACTTCCCCGCGCTGTTCGCCGTGGGCGATGAGATCGGCGTGGAGTACTATGTGGTCGAGCAGGATGTGTGCAAGCGCCCGCCGCTGGAGAGCGTGGGCATCAGCCTGAACTACCTGCGCTCGATCGGGCGCGCGTAG